From the Candidatus Tanganyikabacteria bacterium genome, one window contains:
- a CDS encoding TetR/AcrR family transcriptional regulator, with amino-acid sequence MAIKEKRREQILGSALEVFAEKGYHASGVADILDHAGISRGTFYLYFESKRQVFDELLADLLAQVQEVLKPIDLADPHRTVHQQLRDNCVAILTRLFGRPALARVILAEAAGVDADVDRRLEAFYDEVISLLSETLAFGQAVGMVRDLDPQLVAMCIVGSVKELIYQHVLRDRASVDIERLANAVLDYNLHGIIKARP; translated from the coding sequence GTGGCCATCAAGGAGAAGCGCCGGGAGCAGATCCTCGGTTCCGCCCTGGAGGTCTTCGCCGAGAAGGGCTACCACGCCAGTGGCGTGGCGGACATCCTGGATCATGCCGGGATCTCGCGGGGCACCTTCTACCTCTACTTCGAGAGCAAGCGCCAGGTCTTCGACGAACTCCTGGCCGATCTGCTCGCGCAAGTTCAGGAGGTGCTCAAGCCGATCGACCTGGCCGATCCCCACCGCACGGTCCACCAGCAGTTGCGCGACAACTGCGTCGCCATTCTCACGCGCCTCTTCGGCCGGCCCGCGCTCGCGCGGGTCATCCTCGCGGAGGCGGCCGGGGTGGACGCCGACGTGGATCGGCGCCTCGAGGCGTTCTACGACGAAGTCATCTCGCTGCTCTCCGAGACCCTGGCTTTCGGGCAGGCGGTGGGAATGGTTCGCGACCTGGATCCGCAACTGGTAGCGATGTGCATCGTCGGCAGCGTGAAGGAACTCATCTACCAGCACGTCCTGCGCGATCGCGCGTCGGTGGACATCGAACGCCTGGCCAACGCGGTGCTGGACTACAACCTGCATGGGATCATCAAGGCCCGGCCCTGA
- a CDS encoding guanosine monophosphate reductase, which produces MPVKLIDTPALTFDDVLIVPKRSSVYSRKQVSLRTRLVGDLEIGLPFISANMDTVTELRMAEAMHDLGALGIIHRFLPEDEHVALMNRIPGLRILAIGVKPADLRKISRIDRLSGVLIDVAHGHSDRVIEIIGRVREEHPDLWIIAGNVATAEGAWDLLDAGAHAIKVGVGPGAVCTTRIVTGCGVPQLTAIMKARAAIDRWWDVERRKDKPRTSLSPTLIADGGIRNSGDVVKALVAGANSVMIGSLFAGTDESPGEVVTRDGRAVKLYRGMASAGAMEVIGVERTPEGVETYVPWQGPVATLLRDLEGGVRSGLSYTNSESVADLHQQTIEFIKVSGSAKQESLPHAAFRSFERWDGSADSRGDEVEETLALG; this is translated from the coding sequence GTGCCTGTCAAGCTGATCGACACGCCTGCGCTGACGTTCGACGACGTCCTCATCGTGCCGAAGCGCTCCAGCGTCTACTCCCGCAAGCAGGTGTCGCTGCGCACGCGCCTGGTGGGCGACCTGGAGATCGGCCTCCCGTTCATCAGCGCCAACATGGACACCGTCACCGAGTTGCGGATGGCCGAGGCCATGCACGATCTGGGCGCGCTCGGGATCATCCACCGCTTCCTGCCCGAAGACGAGCACGTGGCCCTGATGAACAGGATCCCGGGCTTGCGCATCCTGGCCATCGGCGTCAAGCCCGCCGACCTTCGCAAGATCTCCCGCATCGATCGCCTCTCGGGCGTCCTCATCGACGTCGCGCACGGCCATAGCGACCGCGTCATCGAGATCATCGGCCGCGTGCGCGAGGAGCATCCCGACCTCTGGATCATCGCCGGAAACGTGGCCACGGCGGAAGGAGCCTGGGATCTGCTCGACGCGGGGGCACATGCCATCAAGGTCGGCGTCGGTCCCGGCGCCGTGTGCACCACCCGCATCGTCACGGGCTGCGGCGTGCCGCAGTTGACGGCGATCATGAAGGCTCGAGCGGCCATCGACCGCTGGTGGGACGTCGAACGCCGCAAGGACAAGCCGCGCACCTCTCTCTCCCCCACGCTGATCGCCGACGGCGGCATCCGCAACTCCGGCGACGTGGTCAAGGCCCTGGTGGCCGGCGCCAACTCGGTGATGATCGGCAGCCTCTTCGCCGGCACCGACGAGTCGCCGGGCGAGGTGGTCACGCGTGACGGCCGGGCGGTGAAGCTGTACCGGGGAATGGCGTCGGCGGGCGCGATGGAGGTGATCGGCGTGGAGCGCACGCCCGAGGGCGTCGAGACCTACGTGCCCTGGCAGGGGCCGGTCGCGACCTTGCTGCGCGATCTCGAGGGAGGTGTGCGCAGCGGCCTGTCGTACACCAATTCCGAGTCGGTTGCCGACTTGCACCAGCAGACCATCGAGTTCATCAAGGTCTCCGGCTCGGCCAAGCAGGAGAGCCTGCCGCACGCCGCGTTTCGCAGCTTCGAGCGCTGGGACGGCAGCGCCGACTCGCGGGGCGACGAGGTCGAGGAGACCCTCGCGTTAGGGTAA